A genomic region of Pelodiscus sinensis isolate JC-2024 chromosome 19, ASM4963464v1, whole genome shotgun sequence contains the following coding sequences:
- the FAM186A gene encoding protein FAM186A isoform X2, with protein sequence MVVQESSSSSSSGSTHESETDSEPGPKASASKLELTISPLAEIYPSVKTILDKIDAAQLDRARKEVSKQLFVILNNVNRACNHFKENEGRDPEIEEQFLLSNTWAERKRRALLLDKVAILLKASTTQGKDLKFVLESLKEWDEMLSEGKEQVGNISTAQWVCDMETKLLTSLDYTEGCIMKLIDLCTPLVVKKRKKRSKSIILKTGMWRAWREKVVQKPQEAQPLSPEQMLEDESETFARTSELLTMLQEFVACTLFNKAEAVAVKYIVTMVVNLTKAFSLLNKQCHGLQAKYDNLALQESRKQETQYVNLQKEVQMLNETKTSLEDHVQSIEHKYKMLLAANEVMQKELHKLKEKATLKMEQSLGDIKLGAKASSERKSQEECDKDLSRKKDGKLSAEKLSWKSHVDPGKSPSGKRVADKKQPQKPLVERTEDTSNTQNAKLLDKKPPMKVSAERGKDTSDRQKALAERTQDTVVEWDSVATVEKQETSGDLSGEPHGHPLDNEQAAAAGKRDVNLLGKIQEIGEDVTGECQGILPDECGLQADKETERLSSPTEPPSQGVSRKGKQKKESLHTEETHTEIPRSPISGSKLDPSTPLYGFNSAVLAYLEQKIEKLLSCPPPEQTQAERMLPKDPEAQRLYMVLERKLEECFSKMEMKYFSILEEQKLPRSLVLPEEHDEEAKPSSEGLPGIFLPGKEVPIPSIQLSGPNGSFLESKIPVISQWGLPVALWKEPNIAMQFPFPNQKQQEQWQKETQEYQMQWQSPQPQQQQPEIKGKVEQLHQEDHQWEAQEPLKEGQEEKQKQWKKQLEEQAEEQRLRQQQLEDEQQRLRQQCQEEKQQQEKHEEQQRLWRQQQEEHEEQQRLWQQQQEEHEEQQRLWQQQQEERQRLWQQQEAEQQQQREQHEEQLKLWRQQEEEHEEQQRLWQQQQEEQHEEQLKLWHQEEQEHMEQARHWQQQVEEHEELWQQEQEEHDLQLKKWLQQEVKQRKQAIAWQQQRQEYEEQRQLWQQEQEEHDLQLRQWQEQERLWQEQLQQLHEQELQQKQMQEEQEQYLIPRSKSVPKSREPGAPEHLTKHIPLRPRRETAKEEVLLYGRFQPSAQQMVPTQSKISLHSQAQFTEETTVAQKTKEKSSMSEKRYWVDVEAQRENLVLLGQATRKCRLPPLLHMQAKSFITETLHTDVERLALLFHKYISFCHLQHVRQTLMSRLEAARAVNDGAEVRNLYTYVERVDAYRKKVLQCWVAKQKTAEQARRHCLGKMISLFAQLRLSSELQLNSPSPLLIKAVDEMKEFQSSVCARSKSPGYPSPLATGW encoded by the exons ATGGTAGTTCAGGAATCATCGTCTTCATCCTCTTCAGGAAGTACACATGAATCTGAAACAGATTCAGAACCTGGGCCTAAAGCTTCAGCCTCTAAATTGGAACTCACTATTAGCCCTCTCGCTGAAATCTACCCCTCAGTGAAGACCATACTGGACAAAATTGATGCTGCCCAGCTGGACAGAGCCAGGAAG GAGGTTTCTAAGCAACTGTTTGTAATTCTGAACAATGTGAACCGGGCATGTAACCACTTCAAAGAGAATGAAGGGAGGGACCCAGAGATAGAAGAACAATTCCTCCTCTCCAACACTTGGGCTGAGAGAAAACGGAGAGCACTTCTACTGGACAAAGTAGCCATCTTGCTCAAAGCCAGCACAACTCAAGGAAAGGATTTAAAGTTTGTTCTGGAGTCATTGAAAGAATGGG ATGAAATGTTGTCAGAAGGCAAAGAACAAGTAGGAAACATCTCCACTGCTCAGTGGGTCTGTGATATGGAGACCAAGCTGCTGACTTCCCTTGATTACACAGAAGGTTGTATCATGAAGCTGATTGATCTCTGCACACCTCTTGtggtaaaaaaaaggaaaaagagaagtaAATCAA TTATTCTCAAAACCGGCATGTGGAGAGCATGGCGGGAGAAAGTTGTCCAGAAACCTCAGGAAGCCCAGCCCTTAAGCCCTGAACAGATGCTAGAAGATGAATCTGAAACTTTCGCCAGGACTTCTGAGCTCCTTACCATGTTACAGGAATTTGTAGCGTGCACCTTGTTCAACAAAGCTGAAGCTGTTGCAGTTAAATATATAGTGACAATGGTGGTCAATCTCACCAAAGCCTTCAGCCTGCTAAATAAACAATGCCATGGCCTGCAAGCAAAGTATGATAACTTAGCACTCCAGGAGTCCAGGAAGCAAGAAACTCAGTATGTGAACCTTCAAAAGGAAGTACAGATGCTTAATGAGACAAAGACATCTCTGGAGGATCACGTCCAAAGCATTGAACACAAATACAAGATGCTTCTTGCAGCAAATGAGGTAATGCAAAAAGAACTGCACAAGTTGAAGGAAAAAGCAACTCTAAAGATGGAACAATCTTTAGGCGACATAAAACTTGGGGCCAAGGCTTCTTCTGAAAGGAAATCTCAAGAAGAATGTGATAAAGATCTGAGTAGGAAAAAGGATGGGAAGCTGTCAGCTGAAAAGCTGTCTTGGAAATCCCATGTAGACCCTGGTAAATCCCCCAGTGGAAAAAGGGTAGCAGATAAAAAGCAGCCTCAGAAACCATTGGTAGAGAGAACAGAAGATACCAGTAACACACAGAATGCAAAACTTCTTGATAAAAAGCCACCAATGAAAGTCTCAGCAGAGAGAGGTAAAGACACCAGTGACAGACAGAAAGCCCTGGCAGAGAGGACTCAAGACACTGTGGTTGAATGGGATTCAGTCGCCACAGTGGAAAAACAAGAGACTTCTGGAGACCTGAGTGGAGAACCGCATGGGCATCCTCTGGACAAtgagcaggcagcagctgctggcaaAAGGGATGTGAACCTTCTGGGTAAAATTCAGGAAATTGGTGAAGATGTCACTGGTGAGTGCCAGGGGATCCTGCCTGATGAATGTGGACTCCAGGCTGACAAAGAAACCGAAAGGCTCTCATCCCCAACAGAGCCCCCAAGCCAAGGGGTCTCTAGGAAAGGAAAGCAGAAGAAAGAAAGCCTGCACACTGAGGAGACACATACAGAAATCCCTAGAAGCCCTATCAGTGGAAGCAAGCTGGACCCATCCACTCCCCTGTATGGGTTTAATTCAGCTGTCCTGGCTTATCTGGAACAAAAGATAGAGAAGCTATTGAGCTGTCCCCCTCCTGAACAGACACAAGCAGAGCGGATGCTGCCCAAGGACCCAGAAGCCCAAAGGCTCTACATGGTGTTGGAGAGGAAACTGGAAGAATGCTTCTCAAAAATGGAGATGAAATATTTCAGCATCTTAGAGGAACAGAAGCTTCCAAGGAGCTTGGTGCTACCTGAAGAGCATGATGAGGAGGCAAAGCCATCCTCGGAGGGTCTTCCTGGGATCTTCCTTCCAGGGAAAGAGGTCCCTATTCCTTCTATCCAGTTGAGTGGCCCCAACGGTTCCTTTTTGGAGTCCAAAATTCCTGTGATCTCACAATGGGGACTCCCTGTAGCACTATGGAAGGAACCCAATATCGCCATGCAATTTCCATTTCCTAATCaaaagcagcaggagcagtggcagAAGGAGACGCAGGAATATCAGATGCAATGGCAGTCACCacagcctcagcagcagcagccagaaataAAGGGGAAGGTGGAGCAGCTGCATCAGGAGGACCATCAGTGGGAGGCGCAGGAGCCACTGAAGGAAGGGCAGGAAGAGAAGCAAAAGCAGTGGAAGAagcagctggaggaacaagcTGAGGAGCAGAGGctaaggcagcagcagctggaggacGAGCAGCAGAGGCTACGTCAGCAAtgtcaggaagagaagcagcagcaggaaaagcatgaggagcagcagaggctgtggcggcagcagcaggaggagcatgaggagcagcagaggctgtggcagcagcagcaggaggagcatgaggagcagcagaggctgtggcagcagcagcaggaggagcggcagaggctgtggcagcagcaggaggcagagcaacAGCAACAGCGGGAGCAACATGAGGAGCAACTGAAACTGTggcggcagcaggaggaggagcatgaGGAGCAACAGAGGCTgtggcagcagcaacaggaaGAGCAGCACGAGGAGCAGCTGAAACTGTGGCACCAAGAGGAGCAGGAGCATATGGAGCAGGCGAGAcactggcagcagcaggtggaggagCACGAGGAgctgtggcagcaggagcaggaggagcatgaccttcaactgaagaagtggctgCAGCAAGAAGTGAAGCAGCGCAAGCAAGCAAtagcctggcagcagcagaggcaggagtATGAGGAGCAGCGGCAgctgtggcagcaggagcaggaagaaCATGACCTTCAgctgaggcagtggcaggagcaggagcggctTTGGCAGGAGCAGTTGCAGCAGTTGCATGAGCAAGAGCTACAGCAAAAGCAgatgcaggaggagcaggagcaataCCTGATCCCAAGGTCTAAATCCGTTCCCAAGAGCAGAGAGCCTGGGGCCCCCGAACACTTGACAAAACATATCCCATTAAGGCCAAGGAGAGAGACTGCCAAGGAAGAGGTCCTACTGTACGGCCGTTTCCAGCCTTCTGCCCAGCAGATGGTTCCCACACAGAGCAAAATATCCCTGCACTCTCAAGCTCAGTTCACTGAGGAAACCACCGTGGCTCAGAAGACCAAAGAGAAGAGCAGCATGTCAGAGAAGCGGTACTGGGTGGATGTGGAGGCACAGAGGGAGAACCtggtgctgctgggccaggcgACCCGAAAGTGTAGACTACCCCCACTCCTGCACATGCAGGCAAAGTCGTTTATCACTGAGACCCTGCACACGGATGTTGAGAGGCTGGCTCTCCTCTTCCACAAATACATCTCCTTCTGCCACCTCCAGCATGTCAG